The Coffea arabica cultivar ET-39 chromosome 8e, Coffea Arabica ET-39 HiFi, whole genome shotgun sequence genome window below encodes:
- the LOC113720273 gene encoding uncharacterized protein — MPRSSRTGELQYNPEIEKTARALRKATRERAEASSSSTGHNSVVDFVDSFSETEEINSTMANERTLRELAAPDLNQQPLCITYPTLEVAFELKSGLIHLLPSFHGLPGEDPHKHLKEFHVVCSTMKPQGVTEEQIKLRAFPFSLADKAKDWLYYLPSGSISTWIDMKKHFLKKFFPASRAASIRKDICGIRQFNGETLHEYWERFKQLCASCPHHQIPDQLLIQYFYEGLSQTDRRIIDAASGGSLVNKTPTEARNLISSMAANAQQFGDRQDNTTRRVNEVSNSSIEQRLDCLTSLVEKLAIGQMQQLKTCGICYGSSHPTDMCPTLQDDSTEQANAVGFPGPPQRRYDPYANTYNPGWRDHPNFNYAVRPPGFPQQSQYQPRPQLSQQQPAPKSDWSPNYLESYLSQTIVNPKQNASAITLRSGKELPEPSKKISEQAIKEELEKEGNVSQPRALEQPDFGEKSTQVVTPPPPFPSRLAKSKKQEQEQEILDTFRKVEVNIPLLDAIKQIPRYAKFLKELCTGKKKLKGNEKVHMGENVSAVLQKKLPPKCKDPGMFTVPCKIGNIKIEKAMLDLGASINVMPRSIYNLMNIGPLKETGVIIQLADRSNAYPDGVLEDILVQIDNLIFPADFYVLDMEDDNSNSSPILLGRPFLKTARTKIEQKLMFSLAH; from the exons ATGCCTAgatcttctcgtacaggtgaaCTGCAATATAATCCTGAGATAGAGAAGACTGCTCGTGCATTGAGAAAAGCAACAAGAGAACGAGCAGAGGCATCCTCCTCATCTACTGGACATAATTCAGTAGTAGATTTTGTAGATTCATTTAGTGAGACGGAAGAGATAAATAGCACCATGGCTAATGAACGGACATTGAGAGAATTGGCTGCACCAGATTTAAATCAACAGCCCCTATGCATTACTTATCCTACATTAGAGGTTGCATTTGAGTTAAAATCTGGACTAATCCATTTACTTCCTTCTTTTCATGGCTTACCAGGTGAAGATCCCCACAAGCATCTCAAAGAATTCCATGTGGTTTGCTCGACAATGAAACCCCAGGGAGTCACAGAGGAGCAAATTAAATTAAGAGCCTTTCCATTTTCCTTAGCCGATAAAGCTAAGGATTGGCTCTATTATCTGCCCTCTGGGTCAATATCCACATGGATAGACATGAAGAagcattttctaaaaaaattcttTCCTGCATCCCGAGCTGCAAGCATTAGGAAAGACATCTGTGGAATTCGACAATTCAATGGAGAGACTCTACATGAATATTGGGAAAGATTCAAGCAACTATGTGCTAGTTGTCCTCATCATCAAATTCCTGACCAACTCCTCATCCAGTATTTTTATGAGGGTCTGTCCCAAACTGACAGAAGAATTATTGATGCTGCCAGTGGGGGCTCCTTAGTGAATAAAACACCCACGGAGGCAAGAAATTTGATATCGAGTATGGCTGCAAATGCTCAACAATTTGGAGACAGACAGGATAACACGACTCGTAGAGTCAATGAGGTAAGTAATTCTTCAATAGAGCAAAGATTAGATTGTCTAACTTCTTTGGTTGAAAAGTTAGCTATAGGACAAATGCAGCAATTGAAAACATGTGGAATCTGCTATGGTTCGAGTCATCCAACAGATATGTGCCCCACACTCCAAGATGATTCGACTGAGCAGGCTAATGCAGTTGGATTTCCAGGACCACCTCAGAGACGGTATGATCCCTATGCAAACACCTATAATCCAGGATGGAGGGATCATCCTAATTTTAATTATGCAGTAAGGCCACCAGGATTTCCACAACAGTCACAATATCAACCTAGACCTCAACTTTCACAGCAACAACCTGCTCCTAAATCAG ATTGGAGTCCCAATTATCTGGAAAGCTACCTTTCACAGACAATTGTCAACCCCAAGCAAAATGCTAGTGCCATCACATTAAGAAGTGGCAAAGAGTTGCCTGAGCCgagcaagaaaatttctgaacaAGCAATCAAGGAAGAGCTCGAAAAAGAGGGGAATGTGTCTCAACCTAGAGCCTTGGAACAAccagattttggagaaaaatcaaCACAAGTGGTTACACCTCCGCCTCCATTTCCTAGTCGACTGGCAAAGTCCAAAAAGCAAGAGCAAGAACAGGAGATTTTGGACACTTTTCGAAAAGTTGAGGTAAATATCCCTCTTTTAGATGCAATTAAGCAAATTCCTAGATATGCTAAATTTTTGAAGGAGTTATGCACTGGTAAGAAAAAGTTGAAAGGAAACGAGAAAGTGCATATGGGAGAAAATGTTTCGGCAGTTTTGCAGAAAAAATTGCCTCCTAAATGCAAGgacccaggtatgtttactGTCCCTTGCAAAATAGGTaatattaaaattgaaaaagctaTGTTGGATTTGGGTGCTTCGATAAATGTTATGCCTCGTTCTATTTATAATTTGATGAACATTGGGCCTTTAAAAGAGACGGGCGTAATAATTCAACTGGCTGATCGATCAAATGCCTATCCTGATGGAGTTTTGGAGGATATTTTAGTGCAAATTGATAATTTGATTTTTCCTGCAGATTTTTATGTGCTTGATATGGAGGATGATAATTCTAATTCATCTCCAATACTGTTAGGGAGACCATTTTTGAAAACTGCTAGAacaaaaatagaacaaaaattgatgttttcACTGGCACATTGa
- the LOC113706643 gene encoding protein NRT1/ PTR FAMILY 1.2-like isoform X2, which yields MIPQARPPPCNESSNSCTSATSFQHFMLFTSFILLSVGAGGIRSASLAFGADQFEKRDGKKDAVLLQRYFSWYYVSYSLSLVLALTCMVYIQDQMGWQIGFGASVVVMFFAALLFFLASPFYIKLLSSSSTEMLYHHKNGSTLVFPSEKMRFLNKACIIHDPEQDLTPDGRAKNPWNLCTVDQVEDLKALLKVIPIWLSGIVTFININQTSFSVLQASSMDRKIMGNFEIPAGSFGIFNIISMILWVAFYDQVLLPIAARINGKPVYLTARQRMGIGTFISFLSVVVTATVECIRLSLAFKEGISDDPEAIVHMSALWLLPQYCLIGLTLGLSAIAQNEFFISELPRSMSSMASTLCGVGISLGCLVASFIMSTIDDFTKRGGGESWISTNINKGHYDYYFWVLSGLSLANFFFFLICCWTYGPCRGEEGNVNDEEVSLR from the exons ATGATTCCCCAAGCAAGGCCTCCTCCATGTAATGAATCCAGCAACAGTTGCACCTCAGCAACATCTTTCCAACACTTTATGCTATTCACATCCTTTATACTCCTATCTGTTGGAGCTGGAGGCATCAGGTCTGCTTCCTTGGCCTTTGGTGCAGATCAATTCGAGAAAAGAGATGGAAAGAAAGATGCAGTCTTGTTACAGAGATATTTTAGCTGGTATTATGTGTCGTATTCGTTATCTCTTGTCCTTGCTTTGACCTGTATGGTGTACATTCAAGATCAAATGGGGTGGCAAATTGGTTTTGGAGCTTCAGTGGTGGTTATGTTTTTTGCAGCTCTTCTGTTTTTTCTGGCTTCCCCCTTCTACATCAAG TTATTATCGAGTAGCAGTACTGAGATGTTGTACCATCACAAGAACGGCTCAACACTGGTTTTTCCTAGTGAAAAGATGAG GTTTCTAAACAAAGCTTGCATAATCCACGATCCCGAGCAAGATCTTACCCCTGATGGAAGAGCTAAGAACCCCTGGAATCTTTGCACAGTGGATCAGGTAGAGGATCTGAAAGCACTACTTAAGGTGATCCCAATATGGTTGTCAGGAATAGTGACATTTATCAATATTAACCAGACCTCTTTTTCGGTACTTCAAGCAAGTTCCATGGATCGCAAGATCATGGGGAATTTCGAAATTCCAGCAGGTTCTTTTGGTATATTTAATATCATTTCTATGATACTCTGGGTTGCTTTTTATGATCAAGTGCTTCTGCCGATAGCAGCAAGAATCAACGGGAAACCTGTTTACCTCACTGCAAGACAAAGAATGGGAATTGGAACGTTTATCTCTTTTCTCTCCGTGGTTGTAACAGCAACCGTGGAATGTATTCGTCTTAGTCTTGCATTTAAGGAAGGAATTTCAGATGATCCAGAGGCAATAGTGCACATGTCAGCTCTATGGCTTTTGCCCCAATATTGCCTGATAGGATTGACTCTGGGTTTGAGTGCTATCGCGCAGAATGAGTTTTTCATTTCAGAACTCCCCAGAAGCATGTCAAGTATGGCTTCTACTCTCTGTGGAGTTGGAATTTCTCTAGGATGTTTGGTAGCAAGTTTTATAATGAGTACTATTGATGATTTTACAAAAAGAGGTGGCGGGGAGAGCTGGATTTCTACCAACATTAACAAGGGTCATTACgattattatttttgggttcTTTCTGGTTTAAGTTTggcaaacttcttttttttcctgatCTGCTGTTGGACCTATGGACCTTGTAGAGGGGAGGAAGGCAATGTTAATGATGAAGAAGTTTCCTTGCgttag
- the LOC113706643 gene encoding protein NRT1/ PTR FAMILY 1.2-like isoform X5 has protein sequence MLYHHKNGSTLVFPSEKMRFLNKACIIHDPEQDLTPDGRAKNPWNLCTVDQVEDLKALLKVIPIWLSGIVTFININQTSFSVLQASSMDRKIMGNFEIPAGSFGIFNIISMILWVAFYDQVLLPIAARINGKPVYLTARQRMGIGTFISFLSVVVTATVECIRLSLAFKEGISDDPEAIVHMSALWLLPQYCLIGLTLGLSAIAQNEFFISELPRSMSSMASTLCGVGISLGCLVASFIMSTIDDFTKRGGGESWISTNINKGHYDYYFWVLSGLSLANFFFFLICCWTYGPCRGEEGNVNDEEVSLR, from the exons ATGTTGTACCATCACAAGAACGGCTCAACACTGGTTTTTCCTAGTGAAAAGATGAG GTTTCTAAACAAAGCTTGCATAATCCACGATCCCGAGCAAGATCTTACCCCTGATGGAAGAGCTAAGAACCCCTGGAATCTTTGCACAGTGGATCAGGTAGAGGATCTGAAAGCACTACTTAAGGTGATCCCAATATGGTTGTCAGGAATAGTGACATTTATCAATATTAACCAGACCTCTTTTTCGGTACTTCAAGCAAGTTCCATGGATCGCAAGATCATGGGGAATTTCGAAATTCCAGCAGGTTCTTTTGGTATATTTAATATCATTTCTATGATACTCTGGGTTGCTTTTTATGATCAAGTGCTTCTGCCGATAGCAGCAAGAATCAACGGGAAACCTGTTTACCTCACTGCAAGACAAAGAATGGGAATTGGAACGTTTATCTCTTTTCTCTCCGTGGTTGTAACAGCAACCGTGGAATGTATTCGTCTTAGTCTTGCATTTAAGGAAGGAATTTCAGATGATCCAGAGGCAATAGTGCACATGTCAGCTCTATGGCTTTTGCCCCAATATTGCCTGATAGGATTGACTCTGGGTTTGAGTGCTATCGCGCAGAATGAGTTTTTCATTTCAGAACTCCCCAGAAGCATGTCAAGTATGGCTTCTACTCTCTGTGGAGTTGGAATTTCTCTAGGATGTTTGGTAGCAAGTTTTATAATGAGTACTATTGATGATTTTACAAAAAGAGGTGGCGGGGAGAGCTGGATTTCTACCAACATTAACAAGGGTCATTACgattattatttttgggttcTTTCTGGTTTAAGTTTggcaaacttcttttttttcctgatCTGCTGTTGGACCTATGGACCTTGTAGAGGGGAGGAAGGCAATGTTAATGATGAAGAAGTTTCCTTGCgttag
- the LOC113706643 gene encoding protein NRT1/ PTR FAMILY 1.2-like isoform X4 translates to MERKMQSCYRDILAALLFFLASPFYIKLLSSSSTEMLYHHKNGSTLVFPSEKMRFLNKACIIHDPEQDLTPDGRAKNPWNLCTVDQVEDLKALLKVIPIWLSGIVTFININQTSFSVLQASSMDRKIMGNFEIPAGSFGIFNIISMILWVAFYDQVLLPIAARINGKPVYLTARQRMGIGTFISFLSVVVTATVECIRLSLAFKEGISDDPEAIVHMSALWLLPQYCLIGLTLGLSAIAQNEFFISELPRSMSSMASTLCGVGISLGCLVASFIMSTIDDFTKRGGGESWISTNINKGHYDYYFWVLSGLSLANFFFFLICCWTYGPCRGEEGNVNDEEVSLR, encoded by the exons ATGGAAAGAAAGATGCAGTCTTGTTACAGAGATATTTTAGCTG CTCTTCTGTTTTTTCTGGCTTCCCCCTTCTACATCAAG TTATTATCGAGTAGCAGTACTGAGATGTTGTACCATCACAAGAACGGCTCAACACTGGTTTTTCCTAGTGAAAAGATGAG GTTTCTAAACAAAGCTTGCATAATCCACGATCCCGAGCAAGATCTTACCCCTGATGGAAGAGCTAAGAACCCCTGGAATCTTTGCACAGTGGATCAGGTAGAGGATCTGAAAGCACTACTTAAGGTGATCCCAATATGGTTGTCAGGAATAGTGACATTTATCAATATTAACCAGACCTCTTTTTCGGTACTTCAAGCAAGTTCCATGGATCGCAAGATCATGGGGAATTTCGAAATTCCAGCAGGTTCTTTTGGTATATTTAATATCATTTCTATGATACTCTGGGTTGCTTTTTATGATCAAGTGCTTCTGCCGATAGCAGCAAGAATCAACGGGAAACCTGTTTACCTCACTGCAAGACAAAGAATGGGAATTGGAACGTTTATCTCTTTTCTCTCCGTGGTTGTAACAGCAACCGTGGAATGTATTCGTCTTAGTCTTGCATTTAAGGAAGGAATTTCAGATGATCCAGAGGCAATAGTGCACATGTCAGCTCTATGGCTTTTGCCCCAATATTGCCTGATAGGATTGACTCTGGGTTTGAGTGCTATCGCGCAGAATGAGTTTTTCATTTCAGAACTCCCCAGAAGCATGTCAAGTATGGCTTCTACTCTCTGTGGAGTTGGAATTTCTCTAGGATGTTTGGTAGCAAGTTTTATAATGAGTACTATTGATGATTTTACAAAAAGAGGTGGCGGGGAGAGCTGGATTTCTACCAACATTAACAAGGGTCATTACgattattatttttgggttcTTTCTGGTTTAAGTTTggcaaacttcttttttttcctgatCTGCTGTTGGACCTATGGACCTTGTAGAGGGGAGGAAGGCAATGTTAATGATGAAGAAGTTTCCTTGCgttag
- the LOC113706643 gene encoding protein NRT1/ PTR FAMILY 1.2-like isoform X1, translated as MIPQARPPPCNESSNSCTSATSFQHFMLFTSFILLSVGAGGIRSASLAFGADQFEKRDGKKDAVLLQRYFSWYYVSYSLSLVLALTCMVYIQDQMGWQIGFGASVVVMFFAALLFFLASPFYIKVKAKATLFTELVQVIVASYKTKSPKLLSSSSTEMLYHHKNGSTLVFPSEKMRFLNKACIIHDPEQDLTPDGRAKNPWNLCTVDQVEDLKALLKVIPIWLSGIVTFININQTSFSVLQASSMDRKIMGNFEIPAGSFGIFNIISMILWVAFYDQVLLPIAARINGKPVYLTARQRMGIGTFISFLSVVVTATVECIRLSLAFKEGISDDPEAIVHMSALWLLPQYCLIGLTLGLSAIAQNEFFISELPRSMSSMASTLCGVGISLGCLVASFIMSTIDDFTKRGGGESWISTNINKGHYDYYFWVLSGLSLANFFFFLICCWTYGPCRGEEGNVNDEEVSLR; from the exons ATGATTCCCCAAGCAAGGCCTCCTCCATGTAATGAATCCAGCAACAGTTGCACCTCAGCAACATCTTTCCAACACTTTATGCTATTCACATCCTTTATACTCCTATCTGTTGGAGCTGGAGGCATCAGGTCTGCTTCCTTGGCCTTTGGTGCAGATCAATTCGAGAAAAGAGATGGAAAGAAAGATGCAGTCTTGTTACAGAGATATTTTAGCTGGTATTATGTGTCGTATTCGTTATCTCTTGTCCTTGCTTTGACCTGTATGGTGTACATTCAAGATCAAATGGGGTGGCAAATTGGTTTTGGAGCTTCAGTGGTGGTTATGTTTTTTGCAGCTCTTCTGTTTTTTCTGGCTTCCCCCTTCTACATCAAGGTAAAGGCTAAAGCAACCTTATTCACTGAACTTGTTCAAGTGATTGTAGCCTCTTATAAAACTAAATCTCCCAAGTTATTATCGAGTAGCAGTACTGAGATGTTGTACCATCACAAGAACGGCTCAACACTGGTTTTTCCTAGTGAAAAGATGAG GTTTCTAAACAAAGCTTGCATAATCCACGATCCCGAGCAAGATCTTACCCCTGATGGAAGAGCTAAGAACCCCTGGAATCTTTGCACAGTGGATCAGGTAGAGGATCTGAAAGCACTACTTAAGGTGATCCCAATATGGTTGTCAGGAATAGTGACATTTATCAATATTAACCAGACCTCTTTTTCGGTACTTCAAGCAAGTTCCATGGATCGCAAGATCATGGGGAATTTCGAAATTCCAGCAGGTTCTTTTGGTATATTTAATATCATTTCTATGATACTCTGGGTTGCTTTTTATGATCAAGTGCTTCTGCCGATAGCAGCAAGAATCAACGGGAAACCTGTTTACCTCACTGCAAGACAAAGAATGGGAATTGGAACGTTTATCTCTTTTCTCTCCGTGGTTGTAACAGCAACCGTGGAATGTATTCGTCTTAGTCTTGCATTTAAGGAAGGAATTTCAGATGATCCAGAGGCAATAGTGCACATGTCAGCTCTATGGCTTTTGCCCCAATATTGCCTGATAGGATTGACTCTGGGTTTGAGTGCTATCGCGCAGAATGAGTTTTTCATTTCAGAACTCCCCAGAAGCATGTCAAGTATGGCTTCTACTCTCTGTGGAGTTGGAATTTCTCTAGGATGTTTGGTAGCAAGTTTTATAATGAGTACTATTGATGATTTTACAAAAAGAGGTGGCGGGGAGAGCTGGATTTCTACCAACATTAACAAGGGTCATTACgattattatttttgggttcTTTCTGGTTTAAGTTTggcaaacttcttttttttcctgatCTGCTGTTGGACCTATGGACCTTGTAGAGGGGAGGAAGGCAATGTTAATGATGAAGAAGTTTCCTTGCgttag
- the LOC113706643 gene encoding protein NRT1/ PTR FAMILY 1.2-like isoform X3 translates to MERKMQSCYRDILAALLFFLASPFYIKVKAKATLFTELVQVIVASYKTKSPKLLSSSSTEMLYHHKNGSTLVFPSEKMRFLNKACIIHDPEQDLTPDGRAKNPWNLCTVDQVEDLKALLKVIPIWLSGIVTFININQTSFSVLQASSMDRKIMGNFEIPAGSFGIFNIISMILWVAFYDQVLLPIAARINGKPVYLTARQRMGIGTFISFLSVVVTATVECIRLSLAFKEGISDDPEAIVHMSALWLLPQYCLIGLTLGLSAIAQNEFFISELPRSMSSMASTLCGVGISLGCLVASFIMSTIDDFTKRGGGESWISTNINKGHYDYYFWVLSGLSLANFFFFLICCWTYGPCRGEEGNVNDEEVSLR, encoded by the exons ATGGAAAGAAAGATGCAGTCTTGTTACAGAGATATTTTAGCTG CTCTTCTGTTTTTTCTGGCTTCCCCCTTCTACATCAAGGTAAAGGCTAAAGCAACCTTATTCACTGAACTTGTTCAAGTGATTGTAGCCTCTTATAAAACTAAATCTCCCAAGTTATTATCGAGTAGCAGTACTGAGATGTTGTACCATCACAAGAACGGCTCAACACTGGTTTTTCCTAGTGAAAAGATGAG GTTTCTAAACAAAGCTTGCATAATCCACGATCCCGAGCAAGATCTTACCCCTGATGGAAGAGCTAAGAACCCCTGGAATCTTTGCACAGTGGATCAGGTAGAGGATCTGAAAGCACTACTTAAGGTGATCCCAATATGGTTGTCAGGAATAGTGACATTTATCAATATTAACCAGACCTCTTTTTCGGTACTTCAAGCAAGTTCCATGGATCGCAAGATCATGGGGAATTTCGAAATTCCAGCAGGTTCTTTTGGTATATTTAATATCATTTCTATGATACTCTGGGTTGCTTTTTATGATCAAGTGCTTCTGCCGATAGCAGCAAGAATCAACGGGAAACCTGTTTACCTCACTGCAAGACAAAGAATGGGAATTGGAACGTTTATCTCTTTTCTCTCCGTGGTTGTAACAGCAACCGTGGAATGTATTCGTCTTAGTCTTGCATTTAAGGAAGGAATTTCAGATGATCCAGAGGCAATAGTGCACATGTCAGCTCTATGGCTTTTGCCCCAATATTGCCTGATAGGATTGACTCTGGGTTTGAGTGCTATCGCGCAGAATGAGTTTTTCATTTCAGAACTCCCCAGAAGCATGTCAAGTATGGCTTCTACTCTCTGTGGAGTTGGAATTTCTCTAGGATGTTTGGTAGCAAGTTTTATAATGAGTACTATTGATGATTTTACAAAAAGAGGTGGCGGGGAGAGCTGGATTTCTACCAACATTAACAAGGGTCATTACgattattatttttgggttcTTTCTGGTTTAAGTTTggcaaacttcttttttttcctgatCTGCTGTTGGACCTATGGACCTTGTAGAGGGGAGGAAGGCAATGTTAATGATGAAGAAGTTTCCTTGCgttag